The Strix aluco isolate bStrAlu1 chromosome 1, bStrAlu1.hap1, whole genome shotgun sequence genome has a window encoding:
- the ADCYAP1 gene encoding pituitary adenylate cyclase-activating polypeptide isoform X1 yields the protein MCSKAILALLVYGIIMHCSVYCSPAAGLQYPSLRLEDEVYDEDGNTLQDFAYDHEPLGIANPSSVIGEVYTLYYPPEKRHADGIFNKAYRKLLGQLSARKYLHSLMAKRVGGASGGLGDEAEPLTKRHIDGIFTDSYSRYRKQMAVKKYLAAVLGKRVEDINFHHLLLYIEKDALLPGDHEENDLGELVKQILPPVSLKAGSFATSLSEGAASPFL from the exons ATGTGTAGCAAAGCGATCCTAGCACTCCTGGTCTATGGCATAATAATGCACTGCAGCGTCTACTGCTCACCTGCGGCCGGACTTCAGTACCCGTCGCTCAG GCTGGAGGATGAAGTCTACGACGAGGACGGGAACACCCTTCAGGACTTCGCCTATGACCACGAGCCCCTCGGCATAGCCAACCCGTCCTCCGTGATCGGCGAAGTGTACACCTTGTACTACCCGCCGGAAAAGAG GCACGCCGATGGGATCTTCAACAAAGCCTACAGGAAACTCCTGGGCCAGTTATCCGCCAGGAAATATCTGCACTCCCTGATGGCCAAGCGGGTCGG CGGTGCCAGCGGCGGCCTGGGGGACGAGGCGGAACCGCTGACCAAGCGGCACATAGACGGCATCTTCACGGACAGCTACAGCCGCTACCGGAAACAAATGGCTGTCAAGAAATACTTAGCAGCCGTCCTGGGGAAAAG GGTCGAAGACATTAATTTTCACCATTTGCTACTGTACATAGAGAAGGATGCCCTGCTCCCAGGGGATCATGAGGAAAATGATTTGGGAGAATTGGTGAAGCAGATTCTTCCCCCGGTGAGTCTCAAGGCAGGCTCCTTTGCCACTAGCCTCTCTGAAGGGGCAGCATCCCCCTTCCTCTAG
- the ADCYAP1 gene encoding pituitary adenylate cyclase-activating polypeptide isoform X2 — MCSKAILALLVYGIIMHCSVYCSPAAGLQYPSLRLEDEVYDEDGNTLQDFAYDHEPLGIANPSSVIGEVYTLYYPPEKRHADGIFNKAYRKLLGQLSARKYLHSLMAKRVGGASGGLGDEAEPLTKRHIDGIFTDSYSRYRKQMAVKKYLAAVLGKRYKQRVKNKGRRVAYL, encoded by the exons ATGTGTAGCAAAGCGATCCTAGCACTCCTGGTCTATGGCATAATAATGCACTGCAGCGTCTACTGCTCACCTGCGGCCGGACTTCAGTACCCGTCGCTCAG GCTGGAGGATGAAGTCTACGACGAGGACGGGAACACCCTTCAGGACTTCGCCTATGACCACGAGCCCCTCGGCATAGCCAACCCGTCCTCCGTGATCGGCGAAGTGTACACCTTGTACTACCCGCCGGAAAAGAG GCACGCCGATGGGATCTTCAACAAAGCCTACAGGAAACTCCTGGGCCAGTTATCCGCCAGGAAATATCTGCACTCCCTGATGGCCAAGCGGGTCGG CGGTGCCAGCGGCGGCCTGGGGGACGAGGCGGAACCGCTGACCAAGCGGCACATAGACGGCATCTTCACGGACAGCTACAGCCGCTACCGGAAACAAATGGCTGTCAAGAAATACTTAGCAGCCGTCCTGGGGAAAAGGTATAAACAAAGAGTTAAAAACAAAGGACGCCGAGTAGCGTATTTGTAG